A portion of the Bdellovibrionales bacterium genome contains these proteins:
- a CDS encoding methyltransferase domain-containing protein, with the protein MAPDFYLSKGMSELFRVAFCNSCQLGFSYPKMDYQELSRYYPNEYIPYQPRLGLKGWLRKVKFGTDYKIMRRSCEAVKDCFEVGAGSGRISIVFKNAGLSVAGLEQSIEGCRVAAQIFEIDLKNSNAEGYLFSQTYDCVIARYVLEHLNAPIEVLSNIYTDGLSAKEFCFEVTPLRFVGKRGLVKSLAWDRFAPA; encoded by the coding sequence ATGGCTCCAGATTTTTATCTGTCCAAGGGCATGTCTGAGCTGTTTCGGGTCGCATTCTGCAATTCCTGCCAACTTGGTTTTTCATATCCGAAGATGGATTACCAGGAATTGAGCAGGTACTATCCCAATGAATATATTCCCTATCAACCACGGCTGGGTTTGAAGGGGTGGTTACGAAAGGTTAAATTTGGCACTGATTATAAGATAATGCGACGTTCTTGCGAAGCTGTTAAGGATTGTTTTGAAGTCGGAGCTGGTAGCGGGAGAATTTCTATCGTATTTAAAAATGCTGGCTTGAGTGTTGCCGGATTGGAGCAGAGTATAGAGGGGTGTAGGGTTGCTGCTCAGATTTTTGAGATCGATTTAAAAAATAGCAACGCTGAGGGTTATTTATTTAGTCAGACATATGATTGCGTGATTGCTAGATATGTATTGGAGCATTTGAATGCTCCAATTGAAGTGCTATCTAATATTTATACCGATGGGCTTTCTGCAAAGGAATTCTGTTTTGAAGTTACCCCGTTACGATTCGTGGGAAAGAGAGGTTTGGTTAAATCATTGGCTTGGGATAGATTTGCCCCGGCATAG
- a CDS encoding transposase, protein MFDHRQNWGEDRVFYIDAKGVRKSVPACWTSVLAADPFIFQSKGRSKFRVADLLELSSLMGSMPSKNKSTAQSRSVKKNR, encoded by the coding sequence ATTTTTGATCATAGGCAAAACTGGGGTGAGGACCGCGTCTTTTACATAGATGCTAAAGGGGTACGAAAGTCCGTTCCCGCGTGCTGGACAAGCGTTTTGGCCGCTGATCCATTTATTTTTCAATCCAAGGGCCGCTCCAAATTTCGAGTGGCGGATTTGCTGGAGCTTTCATCTCTTATGGGAAGCATGCCTAGTAAGAATAAATCGACGGCACAATCACGTTCTGTAAAAAAGAATCGTTGA
- a CDS encoding glycosyltransferase family 2 protein, translated as MIEFELVLPCYNESKSLELLAKRSVDAAQDAGFTPHRFKLVLVENGSSDDSREVLDQISNSPLGNWIRVVNVDKNQGYGFGLFTGLRSTTAPVIGWSHADLQCDPKDAFRAYHLLSQGDTSRRMVKGIRIGRSTKERIVSRVFEYFAFILLGLKCYELNAQPKIVSREILKYLDAPPSNFAFDLYAIYIAAKQSFSIETIEVAFPPRAFGISN; from the coding sequence TTGATTGAATTTGAGTTGGTACTACCCTGTTATAATGAAAGTAAATCTCTCGAGCTATTAGCTAAGCGGTCTGTCGACGCCGCACAGGACGCAGGCTTCACCCCCCACAGATTTAAACTTGTGCTCGTCGAAAATGGGAGCAGTGACGATTCGCGGGAGGTTTTGGATCAGATATCAAACAGCCCACTTGGTAATTGGATCAGGGTTGTAAATGTCGACAAAAATCAAGGGTACGGATTTGGACTGTTTACGGGCCTTAGATCAACTACAGCTCCGGTGATTGGTTGGTCCCATGCGGATCTACAATGTGATCCAAAAGATGCATTTAGAGCATACCACCTCCTTTCCCAAGGAGATACCTCTAGACGAATGGTTAAAGGGATACGCATTGGTCGCTCGACGAAGGAACGAATCGTCAGTCGAGTATTTGAATACTTTGCATTTATCCTCTTGGGGCTAAAATGCTATGAACTAAACGCTCAGCCCAAAATAGTATCTAGAGAAATCCTGAAATACCTGGATGCTCCTCCCTCAAATTTCGCATTTGACCTATATGCAATATATATTGCGGCAAAACAATCTTTTTCCATCGAGACCATCGAGGTTGCATTTCCGCCACGTGCCTTCGGTATTTCAAATTGA
- a CDS encoding transposase domain-containing protein, translating into MERVIRKFAIGRNDGMFSDTVAGAESSALLYSLVITAKLNEKDPFEVLAEILRLLPSADTIEDYERLASLLVKKTVV; encoded by the coding sequence GTGGAGCGGGTTATCAGGAAATTCGCGATCGGCAGAAACGATGGGATGTTTAGCGATACCGTCGCCGGAGCTGAGTCATCGGCCCTTCTGTATAGTTTGGTTATTACCGCAAAGCTCAACGAGAAGGATCCATTTGAGGTTTTGGCTGAGATCCTCAGGCTGTTGCCATCAGCCGACACCATTGAGGACTATGAACGACTCGCTAGTCTATTGGTTAAAAAAACTGTGGTCTAG
- a CDS encoding helix-turn-helix domain containing protein — MTKKPSGKKLYLKEQGMLNAHPDRVRDQLFLENDFFDPQDLLQVKYEMIRKVERAEASVTSSAQDFGFSRLSFYRLREDFRRGGLAALIPERRGPREAHKLTEEIMVCLETEISRDKTLKARALSKFIEERFGLKIHPRSVERALARRKKKK; from the coding sequence ATGACGAAAAAGCCCAGTGGAAAAAAGCTCTATCTGAAAGAACAGGGAATGCTAAATGCTCATCCCGATCGAGTAAGGGATCAGCTATTTTTGGAAAATGATTTTTTTGATCCGCAGGACCTGCTGCAAGTCAAATACGAAATGATTCGGAAAGTTGAGCGTGCCGAAGCCTCCGTAACATCTTCGGCGCAAGACTTTGGATTTTCACGGCTGTCATTTTATCGATTAAGGGAAGACTTTAGAAGGGGTGGATTGGCCGCTTTGATTCCGGAGCGTCGTGGTCCGCGAGAGGCCCATAAGCTGACTGAAGAAATCATGGTTTGTTTAGAGACTGAAATCAGCAGGGACAAAACACTGAAGGCGCGTGCACTCAGCAAATTTATAGAAGAACGCTTTGGACTGAAAATTCATCCAAGAAGCGTTGAGCGCGCACTTGCAAGACGAAAAAAAAAGAAATGA
- a CDS encoding glycosyltransferase, translating to MDSKNLPVIINNRNRFSYLVLLVDWLRKMGYNNIFVIDNCSTYGPLLEYYKTKPFELIRLKNNYGYLALWNSGIFKKFLGGHYVYSDPDVVPDPDCPSDLLSHMVDILEDNPILEKVGIGLRLDDLPNDHEYFKLIKNHEIDFWKRKFTADTFLAPVDTTFALYRENQAGGHLLNSVRTNFPYIARHMPWYTKPGSESLEDRYYQEHSSGVTHWTDVSLSYK from the coding sequence ATGGACTCTAAAAACCTGCCAGTTATAATAAATAATCGGAATCGTTTCAGTTATTTGGTGTTGCTCGTGGATTGGCTTAGAAAAATGGGATATAATAACATATTTGTCATTGATAATTGTTCAACCTATGGTCCTTTGTTGGAGTACTATAAAACTAAGCCCTTTGAGTTGATCAGATTGAAAAATAACTATGGGTATTTAGCCTTGTGGAATAGTGGAATTTTCAAGAAATTTCTAGGCGGCCACTATGTTTATAGTGATCCTGACGTTGTACCAGACCCAGATTGTCCTTCCGATTTGTTGTCACACATGGTTGATATCTTGGAAGACAATCCCATTCTTGAAAAAGTAGGCATTGGACTCCGATTGGATGATTTGCCGAACGACCATGAATATTTTAAACTTATCAAAAATCACGAAATAGATTTTTGGAAACGCAAATTTACCGCTGACACTTTTCTAGCGCCTGTAGATACCACTTTTGCTTTGTACAGGGAAAATCAAGCAGGGGGACACTTGCTGAATAGCGTCAGAACGAATTTTCCATATATTGCTCGCCATATGCCATGGTACACCAAACCAGGTAGTGAGTCCCTAGAGGATCGGTATTATCAGGAGCATTCCAGTGGTGTTACGCACTGGACGGATGTTTCCTTGAGTTATAAATGA
- a CDS encoding NAD-dependent epimerase/dehydratase family protein produces MGPRILVTGSTGFLGKHLSRHLRFPVVGSSRSGSELNFDISSSISTNHSLAGFSHLLHFGSGVSIRTSNATSHLGARTESFRFLELFCELNPGCHIVFPSSGGAIYSQEKMDEFGNRIRYSENDEIGGSSNYTISKICHEAFLKYLTDKYEVRVSVLRLSNPYGELLPIRRKQGLIGVAVQAILEGRKLNLFSSLDTVRDYISLIDVVDGISCVVASDPSTGFEIYNLSTGIGHSIEEVLKMIEKVFNKNIGVESVEMVSDEKPWSVLNPSKFQKTFSWSPSIDLEEGLVLMRKSL; encoded by the coding sequence ATGGGCCCAAGAATATTGGTGACTGGTTCAACAGGTTTTTTGGGAAAACACCTTTCACGGCATTTACGATTTCCGGTTGTTGGATCTTCTCGAAGTGGATCAGAGTTGAATTTTGACATTAGTTCCTCGATATCGACAAATCACAGTCTCGCTGGTTTTTCACATCTATTGCACTTTGGTTCCGGTGTCTCGATTCGAACATCTAACGCTACTAGCCACTTGGGAGCAAGGACTGAATCTTTTAGGTTTTTAGAACTTTTTTGTGAGCTGAATCCGGGGTGTCACATCGTATTTCCCTCGTCTGGCGGAGCAATCTATAGCCAGGAAAAGATGGATGAATTTGGGAATAGGATTAGGTATTCAGAAAATGATGAAATTGGTGGGAGCAGTAATTATACAATCTCAAAAATCTGTCACGAAGCTTTCTTAAAATATCTCACAGACAAGTACGAGGTACGAGTGTCGGTTCTGAGGTTGTCGAATCCTTATGGAGAACTTTTGCCGATTCGGCGCAAACAAGGTTTAATAGGGGTGGCCGTTCAGGCTATTTTAGAGGGGCGGAAGTTAAATCTATTTTCAAGCCTTGACACAGTGAGGGACTATATTTCACTCATTGATGTTGTTGATGGAATTTCTTGTGTAGTGGCATCAGATCCGTCAACTGGATTCGAAATCTATAATTTATCAACGGGTATTGGACACTCAATTGAAGAAGTCCTGAAAATGATCGAAAAGGTATTTAATAAAAATATAGGCGTCGAATCAGTTGAAATGGTCAGTGACGAGAAGCCGTGGAGCGTCCTAAACCCGTCAAAATTCCAAAAAACATTTAGTTGGAGTCCTTCGATCGATTTGGAAGAAGGCCTTGTATTAATGAGGAAGTCATTGTGA
- a CDS encoding glycosyltransferase family 4 protein, producing the protein MVSKISEGLVKLGHEVHVATSFDSRRVEKKINGVTVHQFKISGNSVSGLKWGEVNHYIYLLTQSDFDIVVVFAMQQWATDIALAVIDQIKAHKVIVPTGYSALYDPRFQRYYEELPAILKKFDKVIYHSKEYRDYFFGLTCGIENGIIIPNGASQEEFSAKSDFNLRQFLRVSPEAKVLLTVGNHTGTKGHADCFSIFSEIVGEDIALVILGEGYGADGCIAACTKKARLFNLFPWIKFSGGKAGIVRSFIAGVFSPRSWFSKKSIHLLSLPRPQVIEAFKQSDLFVFLSQIECYPIVLIEAMAAGLPILCSEAGASYDIVNSSQSGWVVPSREHIPLVRNDIKVATELLAKCLERKDLADVGERGRSYWEKNQTWEVIVNMYNDLYLEIGK; encoded by the coding sequence GTGGTTTCAAAAATTTCTGAAGGTTTAGTTAAGTTGGGGCACGAAGTTCATGTCGCGACATCTTTTGATTCAAGAAGGGTTGAAAAAAAAATTAATGGAGTTACTGTTCATCAATTTAAAATTTCAGGCAACTCAGTTTCGGGACTGAAATGGGGTGAGGTAAATCACTATATTTACCTATTAACACAAAGTGATTTTGATATAGTTGTGGTATTTGCGATGCAACAGTGGGCGACGGATATTGCGTTGGCAGTAATAGATCAAATTAAGGCGCATAAAGTAATAGTACCGACCGGGTATTCTGCTCTATATGATCCACGTTTTCAACGGTACTATGAAGAATTGCCAGCCATTCTTAAAAAGTTCGACAAAGTAATTTATCATTCGAAGGAATATCGAGATTATTTTTTTGGCCTAACTTGTGGGATTGAAAATGGGATAATTATCCCTAATGGAGCCTCCCAGGAAGAGTTTTCGGCCAAATCCGATTTTAACTTGAGACAGTTTTTACGTGTATCTCCCGAAGCTAAAGTTCTGCTAACAGTCGGAAACCATACAGGAACCAAGGGGCATGCAGACTGTTTTTCCATATTTTCGGAAATTGTTGGAGAAGATATCGCCTTGGTTATATTGGGAGAGGGATATGGTGCTGACGGATGTATTGCAGCATGTACAAAAAAAGCAAGATTGTTTAACCTGTTTCCATGGATAAAATTTAGTGGTGGTAAAGCGGGGATTGTTCGCTCATTTATTGCCGGAGTGTTTAGTCCCCGTTCTTGGTTCTCTAAAAAAAGTATACATCTTTTAAGTTTGCCCAGGCCTCAAGTAATTGAGGCCTTTAAACAGTCTGACCTATTTGTATTTCTATCCCAGATTGAGTGCTACCCAATTGTGTTGATCGAGGCGATGGCGGCTGGGTTACCAATTCTGTGTTCCGAAGCGGGCGCAAGTTATGACATCGTAAATTCCAGTCAATCGGGCTGGGTCGTGCCATCGAGGGAGCATATCCCATTAGTCCGAAATGATATTAAGGTTGCAACGGAATTATTGGCCAAATGCCTTGAGAGGAAAGATTTGGCGGATGTCGGGGAACGCGGAAGATCCTATTGGGAAAAGAATCAAACGTGGGAAGTCATCGTGAATATGTATAATGATTTATATCTTGAAATTGGTAAATAG
- a CDS encoding glycosyltransferase — translation MNTPLVSCVLPVYNGSKFIREAIDSILSQTLPDFELILVDDLSTDDSLEILHSYSAMDSRIKILENKTNLGLPATLNRGVEFAKGKYIARMDQDDIALEHRFERQVRYLSNNSHVAIVGSNWKYFPNSNIIIEVPTNHSRIKIATLLNNPFGHPTVMFDRNRVLDTVGKYSVSSYPVEDYEFWCRCLDKVHCANLPEVLLNYRIHSVQSSSIHSSNQVTLSRSLQIGQLKKTLVSERDAELVIDWIHRRVGWSTSVAGSLFKCLFSNFRVRAFSPYYLFNLLVFRKI, via the coding sequence GTGAACACTCCATTGGTCTCATGCGTACTACCTGTTTACAACGGTAGTAAATTCATAAGAGAGGCTATTGATTCCATTTTATCACAAACTCTACCAGATTTTGAGTTGATATTAGTCGATGACCTTTCAACTGATGACTCACTTGAGATATTGCACTCCTATTCCGCAATGGATTCTCGGATTAAAATTTTAGAAAACAAAACCAATCTTGGGTTGCCAGCGACCTTAAATAGAGGAGTTGAGTTTGCCAAAGGCAAGTACATCGCAAGAATGGACCAGGATGATATTGCCCTTGAACACCGGTTTGAGAGACAAGTTAGGTACCTATCTAATAATTCCCATGTTGCGATTGTTGGATCCAATTGGAAGTATTTTCCCAACTCAAATATTATAATTGAGGTCCCAACGAATCACAGTCGGATTAAGATTGCTACACTTTTGAATAATCCATTCGGGCACCCAACAGTAATGTTTGACAGGAATCGAGTCTTAGATACGGTTGGGAAATATTCGGTTTCGAGCTATCCAGTTGAAGATTATGAATTTTGGTGCAGATGCTTAGATAAGGTGCACTGTGCAAACCTACCAGAGGTTCTGCTTAACTATAGGATTCATAGTGTCCAATCATCGAGCATCCATTCGTCGAACCAAGTGACACTTTCGAGAAGCCTACAAATAGGTCAGCTTAAAAAGACCTTGGTCTCTGAACGAGATGCAGAGCTAGTTATCGATTGGATTCATAGGAGAGTTGGTTGGTCGACTAGTGTCGCGGGATCGCTATTTAAGTGTCTATTTAGTAACTTCAGGGTAAGGGCATTTAGTCCATACTACCTATTTAACCTCTTGGTCTTTAGGAAAATCTAA
- a CDS encoding NTP transferase domain-containing protein codes for MKLIHLVIPMSGEGARFQSAGYALPKPLVPINGVPMIEKVLESFPHRWPTQFVLSKIHLDTDLSIVLRKLRTNAAQTVIAPHKLGPSHAIALALDEIPEDAPVLVSYCDYGMVWDSSRFEAFVKDTDCDACVISYRGFHPHYLSQMKYAYSKLEMGQVVEVREKESFTDNRENEFASSGGYYFKNAKLLKEAILAQINLNLHLNGEYYTSLTVQALLEANANVKVNVFEIFGFFQWGTPEDIQNYEYWDRCFKNYNKFRIQSTSVEQSLMPMAGKGSRFDGISSLPKPLIPIFGNPMFIRAQKSLPRAELEVFVCLAEFAESLKLHVSIDARLKTLSSTPSGQALSTELGAELLNPKKEVMVTACDHAIVMDPERWEEFSKQHDADAVIFTIRGYPGALRSPNSYTYVVPEKSQEKYPVIKNVSVKAPISNSPKNDHLLVGTFWFRSAELLIKGINLAKNAKVDVNNELYLDSVFDLLIEAGHSVRIFELDGYIGWGDPQSLSEALYWQEMFCGSRASIRGPYPGVVD; via the coding sequence ATGAAACTCATACATCTAGTTATCCCTATGTCCGGAGAAGGTGCCCGTTTTCAATCAGCAGGCTACGCACTCCCTAAGCCATTAGTCCCCATTAATGGCGTGCCAATGATAGAAAAAGTGCTTGAGTCATTTCCACATAGGTGGCCTACTCAATTTGTTTTATCAAAAATCCATCTGGACACAGACTTATCAATTGTCCTAAGAAAATTGCGTACAAATGCAGCTCAAACGGTCATTGCACCCCACAAATTAGGCCCTAGTCATGCAATTGCTCTTGCCTTGGATGAAATTCCCGAAGACGCTCCCGTATTAGTTTCCTATTGCGACTATGGGATGGTCTGGGACTCGTCACGTTTTGAAGCTTTTGTAAAGGATACAGATTGCGATGCGTGTGTGATTTCATATCGCGGATTTCATCCTCATTATCTAAGTCAAATGAAATATGCTTATAGTAAATTAGAAATGGGTCAGGTCGTCGAAGTTCGTGAAAAGGAAAGTTTTACGGACAATCGTGAAAATGAATTTGCATCATCAGGTGGATATTATTTTAAAAATGCAAAGCTTCTTAAAGAAGCCATTTTAGCTCAGATCAATTTAAATTTACACTTAAATGGAGAGTACTATACTAGTCTAACAGTACAGGCACTTTTGGAAGCAAACGCTAATGTTAAAGTGAACGTTTTTGAAATTTTTGGTTTTTTCCAGTGGGGTACACCGGAAGATATCCAAAACTATGAGTATTGGGATAGATGTTTCAAAAACTACAATAAATTCAGAATTCAATCGACCTCTGTCGAGCAAAGTCTTATGCCTATGGCCGGAAAAGGGTCGCGGTTCGATGGGATCTCTTCTTTGCCCAAACCATTAATTCCTATCTTTGGTAATCCAATGTTTATCCGTGCGCAAAAATCACTACCTCGTGCCGAGTTAGAGGTGTTTGTTTGCCTTGCCGAATTTGCCGAAAGCCTTAAACTTCATGTATCTATTGACGCGCGTTTAAAGACTTTATCCTCGACTCCCTCTGGACAAGCCTTATCTACAGAACTTGGCGCGGAACTATTAAATCCCAAAAAGGAAGTAATGGTCACGGCATGTGATCACGCAATTGTCATGGATCCTGAGAGATGGGAGGAATTTAGTAAACAACATGATGCAGATGCCGTTATATTTACAATCCGAGGCTACCCAGGGGCTCTCCGTAGCCCGAACTCATATACTTATGTGGTCCCCGAAAAATCCCAAGAAAAATACCCCGTTATCAAAAATGTATCTGTGAAAGCTCCAATTTCTAATTCACCTAAAAATGATCACTTGTTGGTTGGAACATTCTGGTTCCGGTCCGCTGAGCTATTGATCAAAGGTATTAATTTGGCAAAAAATGCCAAAGTAGATGTGAACAACGAACTCTATCTTGATTCAGTCTTCGATCTTTTGATAGAAGCGGGACATTCTGTTCGAATATTTGAATTGGATGGCTACATTGGCTGGGGCGATCCACAATCGTTGAGCGAGGCCCTCTATTGGCAGGAGATGTTTTGCGGGTCCAGAGCTTCTATACGTGGGCCATACCCGGGAGTTGTAGATTGA
- a CDS encoding class II aldolase/adducin family protein → MNRSIKEMPYLRELIELSRTIGAKVPIWTQGAGGNVSSKSEGHLWIKASGTRLDQVSENSGLCCLHRKNFELGLKKCMELSDSEVEPFYESLLRDPMIHISGKGRPSMEAAFHAMLPSKFICHFHSLTSLLISLEHSNFPGAVEKWISDTCDLKFSFIDFATPGISLAMDVARHVGSKIIFLKNHGVILAIDDPMELLDWEQLEDAYIHSRGHHLLSEIKNTREMNEIAKTLNPTEFKILFPDVAVFKDQLLLALSEEDGHYTQLSNEPIVGNNLGELWFALQILLNIFPDFPEIPNNLQDKIVGLPTERYRKERV, encoded by the coding sequence ATGAATAGGTCCATTAAGGAAATGCCTTATCTGCGCGAACTGATTGAATTGAGTCGGACAATTGGCGCGAAAGTTCCTATTTGGACCCAAGGTGCCGGCGGAAATGTCTCTTCGAAAAGCGAAGGCCATCTGTGGATTAAGGCTTCAGGCACACGTCTTGATCAAGTATCCGAAAATAGTGGACTGTGTTGTCTTCATCGTAAGAACTTTGAGTTAGGCTTAAAAAAATGCATGGAATTGTCCGACTCAGAGGTAGAACCTTTTTATGAATCCCTACTTAGGGACCCAATGATTCATATATCAGGGAAAGGGCGCCCGAGCATGGAAGCCGCATTTCATGCCATGCTACCCTCGAAATTCATTTGTCACTTTCACTCATTAACATCACTTCTGATATCCCTTGAACATTCGAATTTTCCAGGTGCCGTAGAGAAATGGATTTCGGATACATGCGACCTTAAGTTTTCTTTCATTGATTTCGCGACACCTGGAATTAGCCTTGCAATGGATGTTGCAAGACATGTTGGGTCGAAAATTATTTTTCTTAAAAATCATGGAGTAATTTTGGCGATCGATGATCCAATGGAGCTTTTAGATTGGGAACAATTGGAGGATGCGTATATCCATTCACGAGGTCACCACCTGCTCTCCGAGATCAAAAACACTCGAGAGATGAACGAAATTGCTAAGACGTTAAACCCTACAGAGTTCAAAATCCTATTTCCTGATGTTGCTGTCTTCAAAGACCAGCTATTATTAGCACTTTCAGAAGAAGACGGTCATTACACACAATTATCAAATGAACCCATCGTTGGAAATAATCTTGGCGAACTTTGGTTTGCTCTACAAATTTTGTTGAATATTTTCCCTGATTTTCCAGAAATCCCGAATAATTTGCAAGACAAGATTGTTGGGTTACCTACCGAGCGTTACCGGAAGGAGCGAGTATAG
- a CDS encoding HAD family hydrolase codes for MKLKAIIFDLDNTIIDANRAYCDALGAIGLSPRGGSFINARNAVKKNLPQGHTSSHSRLLYFKELLIETGNYTPQKLLKLTDIYEKSLSIAFATQWRILKRDRLFNKIRMSYSIAVITNENLRTQTIKLNAIDPQAKYFGTVVTSEEVGTEKPNLKIFKIALKRLGVRASECMMVGDDFLVDLKPASKLGMKTTFTSEFTNSNPKLPSTVFRMQKLSQLIEMLNE; via the coding sequence ATGAAACTTAAAGCCATTATTTTTGATTTGGACAATACGATTATTGATGCGAATCGAGCCTATTGTGACGCGCTGGGAGCGATCGGCCTTTCTCCCCGTGGTGGGAGTTTTATTAACGCACGAAATGCGGTAAAGAAGAACCTACCTCAGGGGCATACTTCTTCTCATAGTAGACTGCTCTATTTTAAAGAACTCCTCATTGAGACTGGTAATTACACTCCCCAAAAGCTTCTGAAGCTAACGGACATATACGAAAAATCTCTTTCCATTGCATTTGCTACTCAATGGCGAATCCTAAAGAGAGACCGTCTATTTAATAAAATTCGCATGAGCTATTCAATTGCAGTTATTACTAATGAAAATCTGCGAACTCAGACAATTAAATTAAATGCGATTGACCCGCAGGCTAAATACTTTGGAACCGTAGTGACATCAGAGGAAGTCGGAACTGAAAAGCCCAATCTTAAGATTTTTAAAATTGCACTTAAAAGGCTTGGTGTCCGGGCAAGTGAATGCATGATGGTTGGAGATGATTTTTTAGTAGATTTAAAGCCTGCATCCAAATTAGGAATGAAAACAACATTCACTAGCGAGTTTACAAACTCAAATCCAAAACTTCCCAGCACCGTATTTAGGATGCAAAAACTCTCTCAGCTAATCGAGATGCTCAATGAATAG